In the genome of Magnolia sinica isolate HGM2019 chromosome 2, MsV1, whole genome shotgun sequence, one region contains:
- the LOC131236974 gene encoding uncharacterized protein LOC131236974, giving the protein MEWNQRKTEGAKTCSKIVLFDSFWDKIHNVVSFLHPMYKVLRAVDNEMWPPMGSMYELMRIMSEGIMTTIPNSYQWVISIIDHRWTRALENPLHQAAYYLNPKFHYKRRLHENQDLTMAVHEAFERLFPESTAQADFGNQVMQ; this is encoded by the exons ATGGAGTGGAATCAGAGGAAGACTGAGGGTGCAAAGACCTGTTCGAAGATCGTGCTTTTCGATTCCTTCTGGGATAAAATTCACAACGTTGTTTCCTTCCTGCATCCGatgtacaaggtcctacgagccgtagataatgagatgtggcctccgatggggtcaatgtatgagcttatgagaattatgagcGAGGGGATAATGACTACAATCCCCAATTCGTATCAGTGGGTGATCAGTATCATCGATCATCGATGGACAAGGGCTCTCGAGAATCCACTCCACCAAGCCG CATACTACCTGAATCCTAAATTTCATTATAAACGTCGGCTCCATGAGAATCAAGATTTGACGATGGCCGTCCACGAGGCGTTCGAACGATTGTTCCCAGAATCGACAGCGCAAGCAGATTTCGGTAACCAGGTAATGCAATAA